In Primulina eburnea isolate SZY01 chromosome 14, ASM2296580v1, whole genome shotgun sequence, the following proteins share a genomic window:
- the LOC140812063 gene encoding RING-H2 finger protein ATL67: MSATTPPVKSSFSQNFSSIGLGYAIAIAFGFLVLFSTILLASYICCRSATARRRRRHHRSLSSTNPAPSTENSVYLPRIIFVAEDDESDSQNVVVGLDQAVIDSYPKFVFSKRNGNGGNETVCSICLCEYRETEMLRMLPDCRHYFHVMCVDAWLKLNASCPVCRNSPLPTPLSTPLQEVVPLSQYSDGRRRA; encoded by the coding sequence ATGTCCGCCACCACTCCTCCTGTCAAATCCTCCTTCTCTCAGAACTTCAGCTCCATAGGACTTGGCTACGCCATCGCAATTGCCTTCGGCTTCCTCGTCCTCTTCTCCACCATCCTTCTCGCATCCTATATCTGCTGCCGTTCAGCAACCGCACGCCGACGCCGCCGACATCATCGCTCCCTGTCTTCCACAAACCCCGCTCCCTCCACTGAGAACAGCGTCTACCTCCCTCGGATAATCTTCGTCGCCGAGGATGACGAGAGCGACTCACAAAACGTGGTCGTCGGGCTCGATCAGGCGGTCATCGACTCTTACCCAAAGTTCGTATTCTCGAAGAGAAACGGAAACGGGGGAAACGAAACCGTCTGCTCGATCTGTTTGTGTGAGTATAGGGAAACGGAAATGCTGAGGATGCTACCAGATTGTAGGCACTACTTTCACGTTATGTGTGTTGATGCCTGGCTTAAGCTGAATGCGTCGTGTCCCGTTTGCCGTAACTCTCCGTTGCCGACGCCGTTATCCACGCCGTTGCAGGAAGTGGTACCGCTCTCTCAATACTCCGATGGCCGGAGGAGAGCATAA
- the LOC140812143 gene encoding desiccation-related protein PCC27-45, giving the protein MNLVDKAKNFVADKVADVKKPEASITDVDLKDVGSQGITYLAKVCVKNPYGVSVPICDIKYSLKSVDRIIASGDVPDPGSLKGNDDTMLDVGIKVPHSVLVSLIKDIGADWDVDYLLEIKLIVDLPVVGNITIPLSQKGEMKLPSFSDFFK; this is encoded by the exons atgaatTTGGTGGACAAGGCTAAGAATTTTGTAGCAGACAAAGTGGCTGACGTTAAGAAGCCTGAAGCTTCGATAACGGACGTCGATCTGAAGGACGTCGGCAGTCAGGGAATCACTTATTTGGCGAAGGTCTGCGTCAAGAATCCTTACGGCGTCTCCGTTCCCATCTGCGACATCAAGTACTCACTCAAAAGCGTCGACAG GATAATAGCTTCGGGTGATGTACCGGATCCAGGATCTTTGAAAGGGAACGACGATACGATGCTAGACGTAGGCATAAAGGTGCCACACAGTGTGCTAGTGAGCTTGATAAAGGACATCGGCGCAGATTGGGATGTGGACTACTTGCTCGAAATCAAGCTCATCGTGGATCTTCCTGTCGTCGGAAACATAACCATTCCCCTTTCTCAGAAGGGGGAGATGAAGCTTCCCTCTTTCTCCGACTTCTTTAAATAA
- the LOC140812505 gene encoding 1-aminocyclopropane-1-carboxylate synthase-like has protein sequence MELKGSSNLSKLATGNDHGENSLYFEGWKAYDNDPFHPTRNPKGVIQMGLSENQLSVELIEDWIKKNPGASICTPKGILAFKDIANFQDYHGLPQFRNAVAKFMWKVRGGLADFDPERIVMAGGATGASELLMFCLADPGDGFLVPSPCYPAFDRDLRWRTGVQLLYVDCKSSNNFQLTQQSLENAYENARKANIKVKGLIIANPSNPLGTTMDKATFKMLVKFINDKKIHLVCDEIYSATVFCGPKLVSVSEIIEEMECDRDLIHIVYSLSKDMGLPGFRVGIVYSYNDKVVSCARKMSSFGLISSQTQYFLASMLSDEEFIEKYLSESAIRLANQHDLFTRGLDEIGIKCLESNAGLYVWMDLRPLLKEATFEGEMDLWRVIISDVKLNVSPGSSFHCHEPGWFRVCFANMDIKTMRIALGRIKKFVVQENDQVRQLKKQKKASEGHLTLSFSSQMYDETWVVSSPRLLSPHSPLPQSPLLRART, from the exons ATGGAGCTAAAGGGTAGTTCAAATTTGTCAAAGCTAGCCACTGGCAACGATCATGGTGAAAACTCTTTGTATTTCGAAGGATGGAAAGCTTATGACAATGATCCCTTCCACCCCACAAGAAATCCTAAAGGAGTTATACAGATGGGACTTTCTGAAAATCAG CTTTCTGTGGAGTTGATTGAGGATTGGATCAAGAAAAATCCCGGAGCTTCAATCTGTACTCCTAAAGGAATTCTTGCATTCAAGGATATTgcaaattttcaagattatCATGGCTTGCCTCAATTTAGAAAT GCGGTGGCGAAGTTCATGTGGAAAGTGAGAGGGGGACTAGCCGACTTTGATCCAGAACGCATAGTAATGGCTGGTGGAGCCACCGGAGCCAGTGAGCTGCTAATGTTCTGCTTGGCCGATCCAGGAGACGGATTCTTGGTCCCCTCGCCTTGTTATCCGGC ATTTGATAGGGATTTACGATGGAGAACTGGGGTGCAACTACTGTATGTAGACTGCAAAAGCAGCAACAATTTCCAGCTAACCCAACAGTCCCTGGAAAACGCATATGAAAATGCACGGAAAGCAAACATCAAGGTGAAAGGCCTAATCATAGCAAATCCCTCCAACCCATTAGGCACAACAATGGATAAGGCAACCTTCAAAATGCTGGTGAAGTTCATAAATGACAAGAAAATCCACCTCGTGTGCGACGAAATATACTCGGCCACAGTCTTTTGCGGCCCAAAATTGGTCAGCGTTTCTGAGATAATCGAAGAAATGGAATGTGATCGTGACCTGATACACATCGTGTACAGTTTGTCTAAAGACATGGGGCTTCCGGGATTCAGGGTCGGCATAGTGTACTCCTACAATGACAAAGTTGTGAGCTGTGCTCGTAAGATGTCGAGCTTTGGGCTAATCTCGTCACAGACTCAATATTTTCTAGCATCCATGCTATCAGACGAGGAATTTATCGAGAAATATCTCTCGGAGAgcgcgataagactagcgaaccAGCATGACTTGTTCACCCGAGGGTTGGATGAAATTGGGATCAAGTGTTTAGAAAGCAATGCAGGGTTATACGTTTGGATGGACTTGAGGCCATTATTAAAAGAGGCAACATTTGAAGGTGAAATGGATCTTTGGAGAGTTATCATAAGCGACGTGAAGCTTAACGTGTCGCCAGGGTCGTCGTTTCACTGCCACGAGCCAGGTTGGTTTAGGGTTTGCTTCGCGAATATGGACATCAAAACGATGAGAATCGCTCTTGGGAGAATTAAGAAGTTTGTAGTTCAAGAAAATGATCAAGTAcgacaattgaagaagcaaaagaAGGCCAGCGAAGGACACCTCACCCTaagtttttcttcacaaatgtaTGATGAAACTTGGGTGGTTTCGTCACCTCGTCTGCTGTCCCCTCACTCTCCACTCCCTCAATCTCCCCTCCTTCGTGCAAGGACCTAG
- the LOC140813263 gene encoding heavy metal-associated isoprenylated plant protein 39 — MKKFVLKLDLQDGKDKRKALKTVSTLSGIDEIAIDVKGKKLTVIGSVDPVSVVSKLRKKNWPTDIISVGPAKEPEKKEEPKKEQPKKDELKKEEPKKEEPKKEEPKKEEAKKDEKKTEPEVLVWPVMPHKAYYPPMNTYYYVHHSMEENPNACAIC; from the exons ATGAAG AAGTTTGTCTTGAAATTGGACTTACAAGATGGCAAAGACAAGAGGAAGGCTTTAAAAACTGTGTCGACTCTTTCGG GAATTGATGAAATCGCTATTGATGTGAAAGGAAAAAAACTAACAGTAATTGGATCGGTTGATCCCGTGAGTGTGGTGAGCAAATTACGAAAAAAGAATTGGCCAACCGACATCATCTCCGTTGGACCAGCCAAAGAACCTGAGAAGAAAGAGGAGCCAAAGAAAGAACAACCCAAAAAAGATGAGCTGAAGAAAGAAGAACCCAAGAAAGAGGAGCCAAAGAAAGAAGAGCCGAAAAAAGAAGAAGCCAAGAAGGACGAGAAAAAGACCGAACCGGAGGTATTAGTCTGGCCAGTAATGCCACACAAGGCATACTACCCTCCGATGAACACCTACTACTACGTGCATCACAGCATGGAAGAGAACCCGAACGCCTGCGCTATCTGTTAA
- the LOC140811929 gene encoding C-terminal binding protein AN-like encodes MPHRNISTAQSHPLPLLVTLNCIEDAALEQQCLSGIARVEHVPLSRLAESRIESAAAVLLHSLAFLPRAAQRRLRPWQLILCLGSADRAVDSALASDLGLSRMIHVDVSRAEEVADTVMALILGLLRRTHLLSRRALSASGWLGSVQPLCRGMRRCRGLVLGIVGRSASATSLANRSLAFKMSVLYFDVHEDNGRMSRSSLTFPAAARRMDTLNDLLAASDLISLHCALTNETTQIINGDCLQQVKPGAFLVNTCSSQLLDDCAVKQLLIDGTLAGCALDGAEGPQWMEAWVREMPNVLILPRSADYSEEVWMEIREKAISILQKFFMDNVIPKNAVSDDEEELESDLGFVNEHHHLLGNETSFQGSVGDRVAEDIQSPAESSQKKVLNPSKEASSHTQGSVLSQNTSSRSEIKRSRSSKKAKKRHGRQKSQHKTDDSLTFEKVNTSYREDDVDMSGTDQVLSSSSRFASPEDSRNRKTSIDSKAESPPELILTPYLELCEKPGELLKDGCIIALHAKDRLALHVSRQRIQGGGWFLDTLPNVTKRDPAAQFLVEFRSKDSMGFRSFTTGGKLLQINRRMEFVFASHSFDVWESWTIEGSLEDCKLVNCRNPLAILDVRVEIVASIGEDGITRWLD; translated from the exons ATGCCTCATCGCAACATCTCCACTGCTCAGTCTCATCCCCTCCCTCTGCTGGTAACGCTCAATTGCATCGAGGACGCTGCACTTGAACAGCAATGCTTGTCGGGAATCGCGCGCGTGGAGCATGTGCCTCTCAGCAGGTTGGCCGAGTCTCGGATCGAATCTGCGGCGGCTGTGCTTCTCCACTCGCTCGCCTTCCTCCCGCGCGCTGCTCAGCGGAGACTCCGCCCTTGGCAGTTGATTCTCTGCCTCGGTTCGGCCGACCGTGCTGTTGATTCAGCCTTAGCTTCCGACCTTGGCTTGAGCCGGATGATCCACGTTGACGTCAGCCGCGCGGAGGAGGTGGCGGATACCGTGATGGCGCTTATTTTGGGACTCCTTAGGCGGACGCATCTGTTGTCGCGACGCGCGCTCTCGGCTTCGGGGTGGCTCGGCTCAGTGCAGCCACTTTGTCGTGGAATGCGCCGATGCCGTGGTCTGGTGTTGGGGATTGTTGGTAGATCTGCCTCTGCAACGTCTTTGGCTAATAGGAGCTTGGCGTTTAAGATGAGTGTGCTCTATTTTGATGTTCACGAG GACAATGGTAGAATGAGTAGATCTTCATTGACATTCCCAGCTGCAGCGAGAAGAATGGATACTCTAAATGACTTGCTTGCTGCAAGCGACCTCATATCTCTGCACTGTGCTCTGACTAATGAAACAACTCAAATTATCAATGGAGATTGTTTGCAACAAGTAAAGCCtg GGGCATTTCTTGTGAATACTTGTAGCAGCCAGCTGCTGGATGATTGTGCTGTGAAACAATTGTTGATTGATGGCACGCTTGCTGGCTGTGCCCTGGATGGTGCTGAAGGGCCACAGTGGATGGAAGCATGG GTGAGGGAAATGCCCAATGTTCTGATACTTCCTCGAAGTGCAGATTATAGTGAAGAAGTATGGATGGAGATAAGAGAAAAGGCAATTTCCATTTTACAgaaatttttcatggataatgtCATCCCAAAAAATGCTGTATCTGATGATGAGGAGGAATTGGAAAGTGATCTGGGGTTTGTGAATGAACACCATCATTTGCTTGGCAATGAAACTTCATTCCAAGGTTCTGTTGGTGATAGAGTGGCTGAAGATATTCAGTCACCAGCTGAAAGCTCCCAGAAAAAGGTTTTAAATCCGTCAAAAGAGGCATCATCCCATACCCAAGGTTCTGTTTTGTCTCAAAATACTTCCAGTAGATCTGAAATAAAGCGAAGCAGATCGAGTAAGAAGGCTAAAAAGAGGCATGGGCGCCAAAAATCTCAGCATAAAACGGATGATTCTTTGACTTTTGAAAAAGTAAATACTTCTTACAGAGAAGATGACGTTGATATGAGTGGCACAGATCAGGTGTTGAGCTCCAGTTCACGTTTTGCTTCTCCCGAGGATTCAAGGAACAGGAAGACATCAATTGACTCAAAAGCAGAATCACCTCCAGAGCTTATCCTGACTCCATACTTAGAACTCTGTGAAAAACCTGGTGAACTGCTGAAAGACGGTTGTATTATTGCTTTACATGCCAAAGATCGTCTTGCGCTTCATGTCTCTAGGCAAAGAATTCAAGGTGGTGGTTGGTTCCTTGACACATTGCCAAATGTCACAAAAAGAGATCCTGCTGCACAGTTCCTCGTTGAATTCAGAAGCAAG GATTCAATGGGGTTCAGATCATTTACAACTGGAGGAAAGCTGTTACAG ATCAATAGAAGAATGGAATTTGTATTTGCTAGCCACAGCTTCGATGTCTGGGAGAGTTGGACAATTGAAGGTTCTTTGGAAGATTGTAAGTTGGTGAACTGCAGAAATCCTTTG GCCATATTGGATGTGCGTGTTGAAATTGTTGCATCCATAGGCGAAGATGGTATCACCCGCTGGCTTGACTAG
- the LOC140811733 gene encoding sphingoid long-chain bases kinase 2, mitochondrial isoform X1 → MILASVPMAKASFIGAEQPLAPDLAADRAVLRTGRASRRRDIVFVVNPRGANGRTGKEWKKLLPYLQSRLGSECNICESLTAGPCHAIDITREAIREGADAIIAVGGDGTLHEVVNGFFWGGKPVANNDSTALHTTALGLIPLGTGSDFARTLGWKNDPYDSIDRIAKGICCLLALYQISTLVNIVISCSSTTLCAFCSPLLSNFSGMRSHIDVGFISGERGEPHYFINVADAHLSAKAGYYASRYKKFGNLCYVIGALQAFFSHHNQDLRIKVDDGDWEVFSQVTALCIGNAKYFGGGMKISPNADPSSGDFEVVILQDFKWYDFVLKLHKLYNGTHLSVNNVSSRRACSIEVQEIVRSGDIFVQSDGEHLGFLPRKFSILPGAIEMIR, encoded by the exons ATGATCTTGGCAAGCGTGCCTATGGCTAAAGCCTCCTTTATCGGCGCAGAACAGCCTCTGGCTCCAGATCTCGCTGCTGATCGTGCAGTCCTCCGCACCGGCCGAGCTTCTCGCCGCCGCGACATCGTATTCGTAGTAAATCCTCGAG GAGCTAATGGAAGGACGGGTAAGGAGTGGAAAAAGCTGTTGCCTTACCTGCAGTCTCGCCTTGGTTCTGAATGCAAt ATATGTGAATCTTTGACTGCTGGTCCTTGTCATGCGATAGACATCACAAGGGAG GCTATACGTGAGGGTGCTGATGCGATAATTGCTGTTGGAGGTGATGGAACTCTTCACGag GTTGTAAATGGCTTTTTCtggggaggtaaacctgttgctAATAATGATTCGACTGCTCTCCACACCACTGCTCTTGGT CTTATCCCCTTGGGAACTGGTTCCGATTTTGCAAGAACATTGGGATG GAAAAATGATCCTTATGATTCCATTGACCGAATTGCTAAAGGTATATGTTGTCTGCTAGCGCTTTACCAGATTTCTACTCTTGTCAACATTGTAATAAGTTGCAGCTCTACCACATTATGTGCCTTTTGTTCTCCTCTATTGAGTAATTTTTCAGGGATGAGATCTCACATAGATGTTGGATTCATTAGTGGAGAAAGAGGCGAACCACATTATTTCATAAATGTTGCCGATGCTCATTT GAGTGCCAAGGCTGGTTATTATGCTTCAAGATACAAAAAGTTCGGAAATCTCTGTTACGTTATTGGAGCTTTGCAAGCTTTTTTCAGTCATCATAACCAAGACCTTAGAATTAAG GTTGATGATGGTGATTGGGAAGTATTCTCCCAAGTAACCGCTCTTTGCATTGGAAATGCTAAATATTTTGGTGGTGGAATGAAGATTTCCCCAAATGCCGACCCCTCTAGTGGGGACTTTGAG GTGGTCATTCTTCAGGATTTCAAATGGTATGACTTTGTTCTCAAACTGCATAAGCTATACAATGGTACACACTTATCAGTGAACAATGTATCTTCAAGAAG AGCATGTTCAATTGAAGTCCAGGAAATTGTAAGAAGTGGCGACATCTTTGTCCAGTCGGACGGGGAACATTTAGGCTTCCTTCCAAGGAAATTTAGCATATTACCTGGCGCTATTGAAATGATACGCTAA
- the LOC140811733 gene encoding sphingoid long-chain bases kinase 2, mitochondrial isoform X2 yields the protein MILASVPMAKASFIGAEQPLAPDLAADRAVLRTGRASRRRDIVFVVNPRGANGRTGKEWKKLLPYLQSRLGSECNICESLTAGPCHAIDITREAIREGADAIIAVGGDGTLHEVVNGFFWGGKPVANNDSTALHTTALGLIPLGTGSDFARTLGWKNDPYDSIDRIAKGMRSHIDVGFISGERGEPHYFINVADAHLSAKAGYYASRYKKFGNLCYVIGALQAFFSHHNQDLRIKVDDGDWEVFSQVTALCIGNAKYFGGGMKISPNADPSSGDFEVVILQDFKWYDFVLKLHKLYNGTHLSVNNVSSRRACSIEVQEIVRSGDIFVQSDGEHLGFLPRKFSILPGAIEMIR from the exons ATGATCTTGGCAAGCGTGCCTATGGCTAAAGCCTCCTTTATCGGCGCAGAACAGCCTCTGGCTCCAGATCTCGCTGCTGATCGTGCAGTCCTCCGCACCGGCCGAGCTTCTCGCCGCCGCGACATCGTATTCGTAGTAAATCCTCGAG GAGCTAATGGAAGGACGGGTAAGGAGTGGAAAAAGCTGTTGCCTTACCTGCAGTCTCGCCTTGGTTCTGAATGCAAt ATATGTGAATCTTTGACTGCTGGTCCTTGTCATGCGATAGACATCACAAGGGAG GCTATACGTGAGGGTGCTGATGCGATAATTGCTGTTGGAGGTGATGGAACTCTTCACGag GTTGTAAATGGCTTTTTCtggggaggtaaacctgttgctAATAATGATTCGACTGCTCTCCACACCACTGCTCTTGGT CTTATCCCCTTGGGAACTGGTTCCGATTTTGCAAGAACATTGGGATG GAAAAATGATCCTTATGATTCCATTGACCGAATTGCTAAAG GGATGAGATCTCACATAGATGTTGGATTCATTAGTGGAGAAAGAGGCGAACCACATTATTTCATAAATGTTGCCGATGCTCATTT GAGTGCCAAGGCTGGTTATTATGCTTCAAGATACAAAAAGTTCGGAAATCTCTGTTACGTTATTGGAGCTTTGCAAGCTTTTTTCAGTCATCATAACCAAGACCTTAGAATTAAG GTTGATGATGGTGATTGGGAAGTATTCTCCCAAGTAACCGCTCTTTGCATTGGAAATGCTAAATATTTTGGTGGTGGAATGAAGATTTCCCCAAATGCCGACCCCTCTAGTGGGGACTTTGAG GTGGTCATTCTTCAGGATTTCAAATGGTATGACTTTGTTCTCAAACTGCATAAGCTATACAATGGTACACACTTATCAGTGAACAATGTATCTTCAAGAAG AGCATGTTCAATTGAAGTCCAGGAAATTGTAAGAAGTGGCGACATCTTTGTCCAGTCGGACGGGGAACATTTAGGCTTCCTTCCAAGGAAATTTAGCATATTACCTGGCGCTATTGAAATGATACGCTAA
- the LOC140811735 gene encoding uncharacterized protein, whose product MDTFLSFKPVLIPPSPNLHSNHLIFSPNYCQKVNKFRGCAKSKTNQDSESENVLLKIAWYGSEFLGIAASFLRSPTRTEDAGGGVTELSIDGLGKIDRAVVVAVIKEDVQRSYFVTGKLTLDAYEENCEFADPASSF is encoded by the exons ATGGACACTTTTCTTTCATTCAAACCTGTGCTTATCCCTCCCTCTCCAAACCTCCATTCTAACCATCTGATTTTTAGTCCTAACTATTGCCAGAAAGTGAACAAATTCCGAGGCTGTGCAAAGAGTAAAACTAATCAAGATTCTGAATCGGAAAATGTGTTGCTCAAAATCGCCTGGTATGGCTCTGAATTTCTTGGTATAGCTGCTTCTTTCCTCCGTTCTCCAACGAGGACCGAGGATGCAGGAGGAGGTGTCACAGAGCTTTCTATTGATGGGTTAGGAAAGATTGATCGGGCTGTGGTTGTGGCAGTCATCAAAGAGGACGTCCAAAGATCATACTTTGTCACTG GAAAACTGACACTTGATGCTTACGAAGAGAATTGTGAATTTGCTGATCCAGCCAGTTCCTTTTGA